A single window of Debaryomyces hansenii CBS767 chromosome F complete sequence DNA harbors:
- a CDS encoding DEHA2F15730p (similar to uniprot|P38812 Saccharomyces cerevisiae YHR100C): MFNVSATVNVSRLMYNPRLCLPHLTVKSFDNLPIPFEIPGHDGVQIKGVVIDKDNCFAKDHDDKVWPAYSETWKRLTQAYPAEHLLIVSNSAGTNDDTNYNQASKLEKDTGVTVLRHPTKKPGCHEEIRDYFKKQGITEANEIVVIGDRLFTDMLMANMMGSWGIWLSEGVELSQKVFPRFERNLYHRLVTSKNQPNQPPIPSSK; encoded by the exons ATGTTTAATGTTAGTGCTACTGTAAACGTATCTCGTTTGATGTATAATCCCAGACTTTGTTTACCGCATCTTACAGTCAAATCGTTCGATAACTTACCAATTCCATTCGAAATTCCTGGGCATGATGGTGTGCAGATCAAAGGTGTTGTTATAGACAAAGACAATTGTTTTGCAAAAGACCACGATGATAAGGTCTGGCCGGCATATTCC GAAACGTGGAAACGGTTAACACAAGCGTATCCTGCAGAGCATTTGCTTATTGTGAGTAACTCTGCCGGTACTAATGATGATACCAATTATAATCAAGCTTCCAAATTAGAAAAGGATACTGGAGTGACAGTGTTGAGACATCCTACAAAAAAACCTGGGTGCCACGAAGAAATACGAGACTACTTTAAGAAGCAAGGCATAACAGAAGCTAATGAAATAGTAGTCATCGGAGATAGGTTATTCACTGATATGCTCATGGCCAATATGATGGGCTCTTGGGGGATTTGGCTCAGTGAAGGTGTTGAATTGTCTCAGAAAGTTTTTCCAAGATTCGAGAGAAATTTATACCACAGGCTAGTTACTCTGAAAAACCAACCAAACCAGCCACCCATCCCATCTCTGAAATAA
- a CDS encoding DEHA2F15752p (similar to uniprot|Q05580 Saccharomyces cerevisiae YDR266C), protein MAEIPKKSRVNRGDKPQQKNRKGWKKNPRNPDGTESKDEEELNEDEQCIICANKIHYASIPPCNHTTCHMCTFRHRALYGKTLCLVCRSDNERVIFSEQIEKVYTDFGANDIVKSHLKYNIDFTAEYVYNDTLGLLDYKCYVSGCHETFSGFKALSEHVKAEHNKFYCLICSKNKKAFLCELTLYTYKQLQRHQSEGDEEGFDGHPECKHCRGLRFYSEDELNIHIRDKHERCHICDQVTPKTADYYKNYDDLYTHFRMDHYVCTVPSCLDKKFIVFREDLELTSHMLKEHGGLTGSNGKVIVGSSNNQFQSLLSTFNGSVGAPSTTGQSRRRNRNNNDSNEEVDSYDTKKMRLEERAKHYLHYNTSSINEFLKINTAYKSGNITAKDVLKEYQTLFDKRDKSELSMLIYELSEIFPKNSEQHKNLKSISNELHIASEAEQYPVLGGYSSPSSTASIHSWGNSNRKVGADNFPTLSKPKKATSSQVNANQPIRYTKVLKKAGNKTSPLTINQRADPNYKPNYLSNLKDKNSSASSLPSLGQSRSHSPNPMLARSNANSASTSSLSESKFPALEKKSTKKVFPRVKSVNVDSTQWGTSSTPQSPESEDVFEELITDKRKQKLKKKQDKLLFKT, encoded by the coding sequence ATGGCAGAAATCCCGAAGAAATCTCGAGTGAATAGGGGTGATAAACCCCAACAAAAGAATCGAAAAGGATGGAAAAAAAATCCTAGAAATCCTGACGGAACAGAGTctaaagatgaagaagaacttAATGAAGACGAACAATGTATAATTTGTGCTAATAAGATACATTATGCATCGATACCCCCATGTAACCATACTACATGTCATATGTGTACTTTCAGACATAGAGCATTGTATGGCAAAACTTTATGTTTGGTATGTAGGTCAGATAACGAAAGAGTCATATTCTCGGAACAAATAGAGAAGGTATATACAGATTTTGGAGCAAACGACATTGTGAAGTCccatttaaaatataacaTTGATTTCACTGCCGAATACGTCTATAATGATACGTTGGGATTATTGGACTATAAGTGTTACGTGAGTGGATGTCATGAAACGTTTCTGGGATTCAAGGCCCTTTCTGAGCATGTCAAAGCAGAGCACAATAAGTTTTATTGTTTAATATGTTCTAAGAATAAGAAGGCATTTTTATGTGAATTGACCTTATACACGTATAAACAGTTACAGAGACATCAGTCCGAGGGAGACGAAGAAGGATTTGACGGACATCCCGAATGTAAGCATTGTCGAGGTTTAAGATTTTACTCCGAAGATGAGTTGAATATCCATATCCGAGATAAGCATGAAAGATGTCATATTTGTGATCAAGTAACTCCTAAAACGGCCGACTACTATAAAAACTACGACGATTTATATACCCATTTCAGGATGGATCATTATGTATGTACGGTTCCAAGTTGTCTTGATAAGAAGTTTATCGTGTTTAGAGAAGACTTAGAGCTAACTTCGCATATGCTTAAGGAGCATGGTGGGCTTACGGGTTCAAACGGGAAAGTTATTGTGGGAAGCAGTAATAATCAATTCCAATCTCTTTTATCTACGTTTAATGGATCAGTTGGTGCTCCATCAACAACAGGACAATCGaggagaagaaatagaaataataatgattcaaatgaagaagttgattcATACGATACCAAAAAGATGAGGTTAGAGGAGAGAGCCAAgcattatttgcattataATACTTCGAGTATAAACGAgtttttaaaaattaataCTGCCTATAAATCGGGAAACATTACTGCTAAGGACGTTCTAAAGGAATATCAAACATTGTTCGATAAAAGAGACAAATCGGAACTCAGCATGttaatttatgaattatctgaaatttttccaaaGAATTCTGAGCAACacaagaatttgaaaagcatttcaaatgaattacACATTGCGTCCGAAGCAGAACAATATCCTGTGTTGGGAGGCTATTCTTCTCCAAGTTCGACCGCAAGCATCCATTCCTGGGGTAACAGTAACAGAAAGGTTGGTGCCGATAATTTCCCGACTCTTTCAAAACCAAAGAAGGCTACTTCATCACAAGTCAATGCAAACCAGCCGATTAGATATACAAAGGTGTTGAAAAAGGCTGGCAACAAAACCAGCCCCCTCACCATCAATCAGAGAGCAGACCCAAATTACAAACCCAATTATCTTAGTAATTTGAAGGACAAAAACTCTTCTGCTTCCTCCTTACCTTCATTGGGCCAATCTAGATCTCACCTGCCGAACCCAATGTTGGCAAGGAGTAATGCCAACTCTGCAAGCACCCTGAGTTTGTCGGAATCGAAATTCCCAGCCTTGGAAAAGAAGTCGACCAAGAAGGTCTTCCCTAGAGTGAAGCTGGTCAATGTTGATTCAACCCAATGGGGAACGTCATCTACTCCACAAAGTCCTGAATCGGAAGATGTGTTTGAAGAGTTAATTACAGACAAGAGAAAgcaaaaattaaagaaaaaacaAGATAAACTCTTGTTCAAAACATAG
- a CDS encoding DEHA2F15774p (some similarities with uniprot|P42844 Saccharomyces cerevisiae YNL310C ZIM17 Essential component of the mitochondrial import system) — translation MINRSLRVFARRIGPLSKSAVAYRAISCNRVAIPSQVNSMRFSSSDSKNGNSNTASIKVDDPQLMIAFTCKKCDTRSSHTFSKQSYQKGTVLIQCPGCKNRHLIADNLKIFKDNKFSLEEVLKAKGESVATGTEDLAFNDIPESLRETIGHHAKDAPEEYKKKILGTSEGDNPEIPSISDKKV, via the coding sequence ATGATCAACAGAAGTTTAAGAGTGTTTGCAAGGAGAATAGGACCTCTCTCGAAGTCTGCTGTTGCATATCGAGCAATTTCTTGCAACAGGGTCGCCATTCCCTCGCAAGTTAACAGTATGCGTTTTTCATCATCGGATCTGAAAAATGGCAATTCTAATACAGCATCGATAAAAGTTGATGATCCACAACTTATGATCGCATTTACATGTAAAAAATGTGATACCAGATCGTCTCATACGTTTTCAAAGCAATCCTACCAAAAAGGAACCGTATTGATTCAGTGTCCAGGGTGCAAAAACCGTCATTTAATAGCAGAcaacttgaaaatatttaaagaCAACAAGTTCAGTTTAGAGGAAGTACTCAAGGCTAAAGGAGAGTCTGTAGCTACTGGAACCGAAGATTTAGCGTTTAATGATATTCCAGAAAGTTTAAGAGAGACGATCGGCCATCATGCCAAAGATGCTCCAGAGGaatacaagaaaaaaatactTGGTACGAGCGAAGGTGATAATCCTGAAATACCAAGTATTTCTGATAAGAAGGTATAG
- a CDS encoding DEHA2F15796p (similar to uniprot|P32453 Saccharomyces cerevisiae YNL315C ATP11 Molecular chaperone required for the assembly of alpha and beta subunits into the F1 sector of mitochondrial F1F0 ATP synthase) codes for MIVNKIVSRISFRGSKFLVKNNRFVRFNSSNTKDIVLQKYRDKLNEKANALGLKDVDDLKEKLKDDIEKKKKEFSAIDPLKELEEYERRQALEISKNDDKTIKVRSPIDKNKPQAPYKVLDSFVDVEKLKDLPLKELEFIWRARFQNIERTMVAVLNNLQFASMYANAFKNPSFILPLAKNEDGYEMHFVQWSFIGPKTTHCMLTTVAEYKLHKEYAKPHTTLMFHQELSNSKDVVLMNGQVEEESSLTMDEAQLLVLNVQRFYGGIASAKGNEKKLALLRDFTSGNADFNMEELIAEAASID; via the coding sequence ATGATAGTTAACAAAATAGTAAGTAGAATCTCCTTTAGGGGTTCTAAGTTCTTGGTTAAGAATAATAGGTTTGTTAgatttaattcttcaaatacaaaagatattgttcttcaaaaatacAGAGACAAATTAAATGAGAAGGCTAATGCTTTAGGATTGAAAGATGTTGACGACTTAaaagagaaattgaaagatgatattgaaaagaagaagaaggaatttAGCGCTATTGATCCATTGAAAGAGttagaagaatatgaaagaAGACAGGCTTTAGAAATTctgaaaaatgatgataaaacaattaaagTAAGATCTCCCATTGACAAAAATAAACCACAGGCACCATATAAAGTTTTAGATTCTTTTGTggatgttgaaaaattgaaggatttaCCGTTGAAGGAATTGGAGTTCATTTGGAGAGCCAGATTTCAGAACATTGAACGTACCATGGTGGCCgttttgaataacttgCAATTCGCTTCAATGTATGCGAACGCATTCAAAAACCCAAGCTTTATCTTACCATTAGCTAAGAATGAGGATGGCTATGAAATGCACTTTGTTCAATGGTCCTTTATTGGTCCAAAAACCACACATTGTATGTTAACCACTGTTGCTGAATACAAGTTACACAAGGAATACGCCAAGCCTCATACCACTTTAATGTTCCATCAGGAGTTGAGTAATTCTAAAGATGTGGTTCTCATGAATGGTCAAGTCGAAGAGGAATCATCCTTAACCATGGATGAAGCTCAGTTGTTAGTTTTGAACGTTCAACGTTTCTACGGAGGAATTGCCAGCGCTAAAGGAAATGAAAAGAAACTAGCTTTATTGAGAGATTTCACAAGTGGTAATGCTGATTTCAACATGGAGGAATTAATCGCTGAAGCAGCTTCTATAGATTAG
- a CDS encoding DEHA2F15818p (similar to uniprot|P32829 Saccharomyces cerevisiae YMR224C MRE11 Subunit of a complex with Rad50p and Xrs2p (RMX complex) that functions in repair of DNA double-strand breaks and in telomere stability) — MPAIDDINSGPDTIRILITTDNHVGYNENDPIRGDDSWKTFEEITSIAKEKDVDMILQGGDLFHINKPSKKSMYKVIKSLRTNCLGDRPCELELLGDPSMALGKDVDTVNYEDPNINISVPVFAISGNHDDATGEGFLSPLDLLSASGLINHFGKVPNNEELTVSPLIFQKGASKLALYGLANVRDERLHRLFRDGNVKFLRPSSQADEWFNILCVHQNHVPHTRTSYLPEQFLPKFLNFVVWGHEHECIPIPVFNPDTGFDTLQPGSSVATSLCEAEAVEKNIFILNINKSKYSIETIKLKTVRPFIMDEVSLSKERFISGPASKDDISKFLTFKIEELVKKAKQQFFDSNREMFSSNNLEQHENEIPLPLVRLRVEYSGDYEVENPRRFSNKFVGKIANINDVVHFYKKKTFENNDLKNKSKFSDKNIAQNEHGDSKTTELRLQDIMNEFLQQAELNLIPEDGINNAVKKFLENEDKNIMNQYIKNEISQETKMFLDMDIDDETFHDDDQDSKKVFKSLLAQIKRENTPQTEINTWSDKDDSNLRKGKSGGKKHVSEAIIISDSESEPEIDSTKTKKKGPIRKSAARRPKDEIIVSDEYDSGNDPSDIVKSSDDGIASDDSFAAPKRSTSKPEKRSVNATSQRGGRSTRGRTRKSQPKGKSSNEAKLSKQTSESRSLLDDIMSMGS, encoded by the coding sequence ATGCCTGCAATTGACGATATCAACTCTGGTCCTGATACTATAAGGATATTGATTACTACAGATAATCATGTAGGATACAACGAAAATGATCCTATACGAGGTGATGATTCTTGGAAGACATTTGAAGAGATAACATCTATAGccaaagaaaaagatgTTGACATGATATTACAAGGCGGTGATTTGTTTCATATTAATAAGCCTTCTAAGAAATCCATGTACAAAGTAATAAAATCCTTAAGGACAAATTGTCTAGGAGATCGTCCTTGTGAATTGGAGTTGTTAGGTGACCCATCAATGGCATTGGGGAAGGATGTTGATACCGTGAATTACGAAGATCccaatataaatatttcagttCCAGTCTTTGCAATCAGTGGTAATCATGATGATGCAACAGGCGAAGGATTCTTGCTGCCGTTAGATTTGTTATCTGCATCTGGTTTAATAAACCATTTTGGAAAGGTCCCAAATAACGAAGAACTTACTGTTTCACCgttaatatttcaaaaggGAGCCAGCAAGTTAGCATTGTATGGATTAGCTAATGTCAGAGATGAAAGATTACATAGGCTTTTTAGAGACGGAAATGTTAAGTTCTTACGTCCAAGCAGCCAAGCTGATGAATGGTTTAATATACTATGTGTACATCAGAATCATGTTCCACATACAAGAACATCTTATTTACCGGAACAGTTCTTaccaaaatttttgaacTTTGTTGTCTGGGGTCATGAACATGAATGCATTCCAATACCCGTATTTAACCCTGATACAGGCTTCGACACTTTGCAACCAGGGTCTTCTGTAGCAACATCATTATGTGAAGCAGAAGCAGTagagaaaaatatattcatattaaACATAAACAAGTCAAAATATTCCATCGAAACTATAAAGCTTAAAACTGTTCGGCCTTTCATTATGGATGAAGTGTCTTTGCTGAAGGAAAGATTTATTTCTGGACCTGCTTCGAaagatgatatttcaaagttcTTGacattcaaaattgaagagTTGGTGAAGAAAGCCAAACAGCAATTCTTTGATTCGAATAGAGAAATGTTTTCTTCGAATAATTTAGAACAGcatgaaaatgaaattccTTTGCCCTTAGTTCGATTACGTGTCGAATACTCAGGTGATtatgaagttgaaaatcCTCGAAGGTTTTCCAATAAATTCGTTGGAAAGATtgcaaatataaatgacGTGGTTCACTTTTATAAGAAAAAGacttttgaaaataatgactTGAAGAATAAAAGCAAATTTTctgataaaaatattgctCAAAATGAACATGGTGATTCTAAGACCACTGAACTTCGATTGCAAGATATTATGAATGAATTCCTTCAACAAGCAGAACTAAATCTTATTCCTGAAGATGGAATTAACAATGCAGTTAAAAAATTCTTGGAAAACGAAGACAAGAACATTATGAATCAGtatatcaaaaatgaaatatcgCAAGAAACCAAGATGTTTTTAGATATGGATATAGATGACGAGACATTTCATGATGATGATCAGGATTCAAAGAAGGTCTTCAAATCTCTTTTGGCACAGATTAAGAGAGAGAATACCCCACAAACAGAAATAAACACTTGGTCAGATAAAGATGATCTGAATTTGCGAAAAGGCAAGTCTGGTGGTAAAAAACATGTAAGTGAGGCTATAATAATATCTGACAGTGAATCGGAGCCTGAAATAGATTCAACTAAAACTAAGAAAAAGGGCCCTATAAGAAAATCGGCTGCTCGCCGTCCAAAAGATGAAATAATAGTTAGCGATGAATACGACAGTGGTAATGACCCTAGCGATATAGTTAAGTCTAGTGATGATGGGATAGCCAGCGATGATAGTTTTGCTGCCCCTAAACGCTCTACTCTGAAACCTGAAAAGCGATCTGTTAATGCTACTTCACAAAGAGGAGGCAGATCAACACGCggaagaacaagaaagaGTCAGCCTAAAGGAAAAAGTTCAAATGAAGCCAAATTATCTAAACAAACTTCAGAATCCAGATCCTTATTAGATGACATTATGAGTATGGGAAGCTAG